The following coding sequences are from one Clostridioides difficile ATCC 9689 = DSM 1296 window:
- a CDS encoding PTS sugar transporter subunit IIA, whose product MSKVLNENNIFLGLDSVSKEEAITLAGRKLVENGYVKEEYIPAMLEREKVMTTYMGMGVAIPHGVNEAKKEILSSGIVILQFPNGIDFDGEKAYLLIGIAGVGDEHLEILSNIAVVLDDDLTERLKNSNDKQAFMEAFAN is encoded by the coding sequence ATGAGTAAAGTATTGAATGAGAATAATATATTTTTAGGGTTAGATAGTGTTTCAAAGGAAGAAGCTATAACTTTAGCAGGAAGAAAATTAGTTGAAAATGGATATGTAAAAGAAGAATATATACCAGCAATGTTAGAAAGAGAAAAAGTAATGACTACATATATGGGAATGGGAGTTGCTATTCCACATGGTGTAAATGAAGCAAAAAAAGAAATATTATCTTCTGGAATAGTTATATTACAATTCCCTAATGGTATAGATTTTGATGGAGAAAAAGCATATTTATTAATAGGAATAGCTGGTGTTGGAGATGAACATTTAGAAATACTATCTAATATAGCAGTAGTTTTAGATGATGACTTAACAGAAAGACTAAAAAATTCAAATGACAAACAAGCTTTTATGGAAGCTTTTGCCAACTAA
- a CDS encoding mannitol-1-phosphate 5-dehydrogenase produces MKKAIQFGAGNIGRGFIGGLLVKSGYHVVFADVNEDILNSINKDKKYTIHIRDVECIDEVIDNISAVSSIKEEIIDEIVQAEIITTAVGPLVLTKIASTIAKGIKARKEKGLTSNLNIIACENAIYASSSLKEEVLKYLNKEEVEYLEMYVGFPNCSVDRIVPPGKNENPLDVTVENFYEWNVEKQGFKGEIPTIVGMNLADNLMAYIERKLFTLNTGHAITAYIGYLKGYKTIEESIKDKFICDIVKSAMVESGEGLIKKYNFDSEVHYKYIDKILNRFKNPYLNDDVLRVGREPLRKLSDKDRLIKPLMTAKSYGLSVDNLILGIGAALHYNNSEDTQSVELQELIKSIGVKKAVAKIANISNDEELLNNIEKSYIFMKNL; encoded by the coding sequence ATGAAAAAGGCAATTCAGTTTGGAGCAGGAAATATTGGAAGAGGTTTTATTGGAGGCTTGTTAGTTAAGTCGGGTTATCATGTAGTATTTGCTGATGTAAATGAGGATATATTAAACTCAATAAACAAAGATAAAAAGTATACTATACACATAAGAGATGTAGAATGTATAGATGAAGTAATTGATAATATAAGTGCGGTTTCATCTATAAAAGAAGAAATAATAGATGAGATTGTACAGGCTGAAATAATAACTACAGCAGTTGGACCTTTAGTTTTGACTAAAATAGCCTCTACAATTGCAAAAGGTATAAAGGCTAGAAAAGAAAAGGGATTAACAAGTAATCTAAATATAATAGCATGTGAAAATGCAATATACGCAAGTTCTTCTTTAAAAGAAGAGGTACTTAAGTATTTAAATAAGGAAGAAGTAGAATATTTAGAGATGTATGTTGGTTTTCCAAACTGTTCAGTTGATAGAATAGTTCCTCCTGGTAAAAACGAAAATCCTCTTGATGTAACAGTTGAAAATTTTTATGAGTGGAATGTTGAAAAACAAGGATTTAAAGGGGAAATACCAACTATAGTTGGAATGAATTTAGCTGATAATCTTATGGCTTATATAGAACGTAAATTGTTTACACTGAATACAGGTCATGCTATAACAGCTTATATAGGATATTTAAAAGGATATAAGACTATAGAAGAGAGTATAAAAGATAAATTTATCTGTGATATAGTCAAAAGTGCAATGGTAGAAAGTGGAGAAGGATTGATTAAAAAATACAATTTTGACTCAGAAGTGCACTATAAATATATTGATAAAATTTTAAATAGATTTAAAAATCCATATCTTAATGATGATGTATTAAGAGTCGGAAGGGAACCATTAAGAAAACTAAGTGATAAAGATAGATTGATTAAACCTTTAATGACAGCAAAATCATATGGATTATCAGTTGATAATTTGATTCTTGGAATAGGTGCAGCGCTTCATTATAATAATAGTGAAGATACTCAAAGTGTAGAATTACAAGAGTTGATAAAGTCTATTGGGGTAAAAAAAGCCGTTGCT
- a CDS encoding BglG family transcription antiterminator yields MDNLKKKKITSRQKKIILMIVENSKKNIPITISEIAGTLELSSRTVLRDMSGIEKWFDENDFNFVKKPGVGLILEENIENQNFIIELLEEEKIEKEYSKEERNLIILSKLLVSNEPVKSYYFAKILKVSEGVLNNDFALASKWLERFDIELVRKPGLGVYLKGQEKSFREAYVNLIYDSFNEKEILDMVRNISENIQTDKAIEILSENRLLNLMDRCIIRKVEATLTKKLSDLDVNLADSAYIGLVVHISLALQRIKNGENITMDKEFLKELSITEEFKLAKEIVKGMETDFNMDIPVDEVGYITMHIRGAKQRSSSNHKALNLDDIEIMEITNKMIDLAEDEFKISLKNDERLFKDLANHLGPSINRLNMGLEIRNPLLDEIKSKYSYAYDGVEKISRIIKDKLNINSIPESEIGYIAMHFASAIEKNLMMNTNINIVVACPTGIGTSRFLSTKIENKFPNLNILETISAINIDEEYLKEKDVDLIVSTVELNTSLNYICVGPFMSLDDEQIIKEKIKSIAQNKLINLNAKNDTKSKNKVYEQITESMNIGKDILQFLEEIRFEKFESKDLSELIEDSSRIFAKSSEDIISIKESLKERLKISIPYIEESKILLLHCMSERIDIMKLSIIKLENRIVLDSNEEIDNVVFMLLPKNSPSYQRQIMSEISGSLIDNIIFTNKINKFSIEEMALEVKDIVFNFYTNRLKAFIDK; encoded by the coding sequence GTGGATAATTTGAAAAAAAAGAAGATTACATCTAGGCAAAAAAAGATAATACTAATGATAGTAGAAAATTCAAAGAAAAACATTCCAATAACTATTTCTGAGATTGCAGGGACTTTAGAGTTAAGTTCAAGAACTGTACTTAGAGATATGTCTGGAATTGAAAAATGGTTTGATGAAAATGATTTTAACTTTGTAAAAAAACCAGGAGTGGGATTGATTTTAGAGGAAAATATAGAAAATCAAAACTTTATAATTGAGTTGTTAGAAGAAGAAAAAATAGAAAAAGAATACAGCAAGGAAGAAAGAAATTTAATTATATTATCAAAGCTACTAGTTTCTAACGAGCCAGTAAAATCCTATTATTTTGCAAAAATATTAAAGGTATCTGAAGGGGTACTGAATAATGATTTTGCCTTAGCAAGTAAATGGTTGGAAAGATTTGATATTGAGCTTGTTAGAAAACCAGGGCTTGGTGTCTATTTAAAAGGTCAAGAAAAAAGCTTTAGAGAGGCATATGTAAATCTTATATACGATTCATTCAATGAAAAAGAAATACTAGATATGGTCAGAAATATAAGTGAAAATATACAAACAGATAAAGCAATAGAAATTTTAAGTGAAAATAGACTTTTAAATTTAATGGACAGGTGCATAATAAGAAAAGTTGAAGCTACATTAACAAAGAAGCTTTCAGATTTAGATGTAAATTTAGCTGATAGTGCATATATAGGGCTTGTAGTTCATATTTCATTAGCCTTACAGAGGATAAAAAATGGTGAAAATATAACTATGGATAAAGAGTTTCTAAAAGAATTATCTATAACAGAAGAGTTTAAATTAGCTAAAGAAATCGTAAAAGGTATGGAAACAGATTTTAACATGGATATACCAGTAGATGAGGTTGGATATATAACCATGCATATAAGAGGTGCAAAGCAAAGGTCATCTTCAAACCATAAGGCTTTAAACTTAGATGATATAGAAATAATGGAAATTACAAATAAGATGATAGATTTGGCGGAAGATGAATTTAAAATAAGTTTAAAAAATGACGAGAGGTTATTTAAAGACCTAGCAAATCACTTAGGGCCTTCTATAAATAGATTGAATATGGGATTAGAAATAAGAAATCCTCTTTTAGATGAAATAAAAAGCAAGTATTCATATGCCTATGATGGAGTTGAAAAGATTTCTAGAATTATAAAAGATAAACTAAATATAAATTCAATACCTGAATCAGAAATAGGATATATTGCAATGCACTTTGCATCAGCCATAGAAAAAAATCTTATGATGAATACTAATATAAATATTGTTGTGGCATGTCCCACTGGAATAGGTACTTCAAGATTCTTATCAACTAAGATTGAAAATAAATTTCCTAATTTAAATATACTTGAAACCATATCAGCTATAAACATAGATGAAGAGTATTTAAAGGAAAAAGATGTTGATTTAATAGTGTCTACAGTTGAGTTAAATACAAGTTTAAATTATATATGTGTAGGTCCATTTATGAGTTTAGATGATGAACAGATAATCAAGGAAAAAATAAAATCTATAGCTCAAAATAAATTAATCAATTTAAATGCGAAAAATGATACTAAGAGTAAGAATAAAGTATATGAACAGATAACAGAAAGTATGAATATAGGAAAAGATATTCTTCAATTTTTAGAGGAAATTAGATTTGAAAAATTTGAAAGTAAAGATTTAAGTGAGCTTATTGAAGACTCATCAAGAATATTTGCAAAATCTAGTGAAGATATAATCTCTATAAAAGAATCGTTAAAAGAAAGATTAAAAATCTCAATTCCATATATAGAAGAATCAAAAATTCTATTGTTACATTGTATGAGTGAAAGAATAGATATTATGAAGTTATCAATAATAAAACTAGAGAATAGAATCGTGCTAGATTCAAATGAAGAAATCGACAATGTAGTTTTTATGTTACTTCCTAAAAATTCACCAAGTTATCAAAGACAAATAATGAGTGAAATAAGTGGTTCATTAATAGACAATATAATTTTTACTAATAAGATAAATAAATTCTCTATAGAAGAGATGGCATTAGAGGTAAAAGATATAGTTTTTAATTTTTATACAAACAGATTAAAAGCATTTATAGATAAATAA
- a CDS encoding PTS mannitol transporter subunit IICB, whose amino-acid sequence MSSSNQSTIKTSIQRVGKFLSGMVMPNIGAFIAWGLITALFIPTGWMPNEKLSTIGDPMIKYLLPLLIAYTGGKAIAGQRGGVIGAAAAMGVIVGADIPMFIGAMIMGPFAGWVIKKFDKFVDGKIPTGFEMLVNNFSIGIIGMLLAILGFYAIGPAIVAGTALIESGVQFIVSKSLLPLVSVFIEPGKVLFLNNAINHGILGPIGIAEAKEAGKSIMFLLESNPGPGLGVLLAYWMFSRGSVKQSAPGAVIIHFFGGIHEIYFPYILMNPVLILATMAGGAAGILTFSILGAGLVAAPSPGSIFALMALAPKGGLLPVLAGVAVATVVSFLVAAPFVKRASANQSEEDSTSLEEAKAKMSDMKSASKNSEKNIDEKQLEVNEIKKIVFACDAGMGSSAMGASRFKNRIKNLDLNIEITNSSVDNLPDDTQIVVTHNTLVERVAKNNSSVEIVSINNFLNDPNLDTLFKRLESK is encoded by the coding sequence ATGAGTAGTTCTAATCAATCGACAATAAAGACATCTATACAGCGAGTAGGGAAATTTTTAAGTGGTATGGTAATGCCAAATATAGGAGCTTTTATAGCATGGGGTCTTATAACAGCATTATTTATACCAACAGGATGGATGCCTAATGAAAAATTGAGTACTATAGGTGACCCAATGATAAAATACCTTTTACCACTATTGATAGCTTATACTGGTGGTAAAGCAATAGCAGGACAAAGAGGTGGCGTAATAGGTGCAGCAGCAGCTATGGGAGTAATTGTTGGTGCAGATATACCAATGTTTATCGGAGCAATGATAATGGGACCATTTGCAGGATGGGTAATTAAGAAGTTTGATAAATTTGTAGATGGAAAGATACCAACAGGATTTGAAATGTTAGTAAATAACTTTTCAATAGGTATAATAGGTATGCTTCTTGCAATACTAGGATTTTATGCAATTGGACCAGCAATAGTAGCAGGGACAGCTCTTATAGAATCTGGAGTTCAATTTATAGTTAGCAAAAGTTTATTGCCTCTAGTTTCAGTATTTATAGAACCTGGAAAAGTATTATTCTTAAACAATGCAATAAATCATGGTATATTAGGGCCTATAGGTATAGCTGAGGCAAAAGAAGCAGGTAAATCTATAATGTTCTTACTAGAAAGTAACCCTGGACCAGGTTTAGGAGTTCTATTAGCATATTGGATGTTTAGTAGAGGAAGTGTAAAACAATCAGCACCAGGAGCTGTAATAATACATTTCTTTGGTGGTATCCATGAAATTTACTTCCCATATATTTTAATGAATCCAGTTTTAATATTGGCTACAATGGCAGGTGGAGCAGCAGGAATATTGACTTTTTCAATATTAGGAGCTGGGCTTGTAGCAGCACCATCACCAGGAAGTATATTTGCACTTATGGCACTAGCTCCAAAGGGAGGATTACTTCCAGTATTAGCAGGAGTTGCAGTGGCAACAGTTGTATCATTCTTAGTGGCAGCACCATTTGTTAAGAGAGCTTCAGCAAATCAAAGTGAAGAAGACAGTACTTCTTTAGAAGAAGCTAAAGCAAAAATGAGTGATATGAAATCTGCAAGTAAGAACTCTGAGAAAAATATTGACGAAAAACAGCTTGAAGTAAATGAGATTAAGAAGATTGTATTTGCATGTGATGCAGGAATGGGTTCGAGTGCAATGGGAGCTTCCAGATTTAAAAATAGAATAAAAAACTTAGACTTAAATATAGAAATTACAAATTCATCTGTTGATAATCTTCCAGATGATACACAAATAGTAGTAACTCACAATACATTAGTTGAAAGAGTTGCTAAGAATAATTCAAGTGTTGAGATAGTTTCAATAAACAATTTTTTAAATGACCCAAATTTAGATACATTGTTTAAAAGATTAGAATCTAAATAA